In Oryza sativa Japonica Group chromosome 2, ASM3414082v1, the following are encoded in one genomic region:
- the LOC4330291 gene encoding transcription factor bHLH157 isoform X2, producing the protein MAESLGLGALCRGGGWCYAAIWRSDRRDPRLLTIGEFHSEDGTRNVVEKMLNQVHVVGEGIIGRALVSGECQWISDTSFSFAQTSDADNQDLFQGYTWWQHQFLCGIKTIAVIPIADLGVAQFGSMQKISECLEFLDQVKGIFCQREIVPWDLSAEEIQRNVLPYHQQFQLSSLSSADGLTNIKTDPENKKLLENSASVESLRSLASFSSKYSQSSSNGFTSYESCNSMNPHIVAMPVNSKSINTADSAVHELPKQILGETATGALYSDRKSNNGSSDLLDGTIFDPFVQEWCDNNALLEGNTPHFGATTADSVTEHASSYPLSVEERSLFSESVFEELLGVSGNVNTDAPGDSAVVMAGDPLVGLVSGCQLPTYTLQDSLSVCKPQQEPSLDFPSGSDTSEHVPNGSSKMIPLSLGALSMDDCCSLNTAHSKVSQVKRPEEVKVVKKRARPGESTRPRPKDRQQIQDRVKELREIVPNSAKCSIDALLDRTIKHMLFLQSVTKYAEKIKQADEPKMISNKDSGAVLKENSSGVVLKDNSSAGSNNGGATWAYEVAGRTMVCPIIIEDLSPPGQMLVEMLCEERGFFLEIADTIRGFGLTILKGLMELRDGKIMARFLVEANKNVTRMDIFLSLVQLLQQNSLNRSSDQISKVIRNGVPSFAEHQQSPISVPVGLADR; encoded by the exons ATGGCGGAGTCGCTGGGACTGGGAGCGCTCTGCCGCGGCGGGGGATGGTGCTACGCCGCGATCTGGCGCTCCGACCGTCGCGACCCACG GTTGCTTACGATCGGTGAGTTCCACAGTGAAGATGGTACCAGAAATGTTGTTGAGAAGATGCTTAATCAGGTCCATGTTGTTGGAGAAGG CATCATAGGGAGAGCTCTAGTAAGTGGAGAGTGCCAATGGATTTCTGATACCTCCTTTAGTTTTGCCCAGACAAGTGATGCAGATAACCAAGACTTATTTCAG GGCTATACTTGGTGGCAGCATCAGTTCCTGTGTGGAATAAAG ACTATTGCAGTAATACCTATTGCAGATCTTGGTGTCGCACAGTTTGGTTCCATGCAAAAG ATTTCTGAGTGCTTGGAGTTTCTGGATCAAGTTAAGGGCATATTTTGTCAGAGGGAAATCGTTCCGTGGGATCTTTCTGCTGAAGAAATTCAAAGAAATGTTCTCCCATATCATCAGCAATTTCAACTCAGTTCTCTAAGTAGTGCAGATGGTCTTACAAATATCAAGACTGACCCAGAAAACAAGAAACTTCTGGAGAACTCAGCAAGTGTAGAGTCTCTACGTAGTTTAGCAAGTTTTTCAAGCAAATACTCTCAGAGTTCTTCAAACGGTTTCACCTCCTATGAAAGCTGCAACAGTATGAATCCTCATATAGTGGCCATGCCAGTGAACTCCAAATCAATAAATACG GCTGATTCTGCGGTTCATGAGTTACCCAAACAAATTCTAGGGGAAACAGCTACTGGAGCATTATATTCTGACAGAAAAAGTAACAATGGAAGTTCTGATTTGCTGGATGGTACAATATTTGATCCCTTTGTGCAAGAATGGTGCGATAACAATGCCTTACTAGAAGGAAACACTCCCCATTTTGGTGCCACTACCGCCGATTCTGTTACAGAACATGCAAGCAGTTATCCATTGTCAGTTGAAGAGAGGAGCTTGTTTTCAGAATCTGTCTTTGAGGAACTACTTGGTGTTAGTGGCAATGTGAATACGGATGCACCGGGTGATTCAGCTGTGGTGATGGCTGGTGATCCATTAGTCGGCCTTGTCTCAGGCTGTCAATTGCCAACGTACACTCTTCAGGACTCTCTTTCAGTGTGCAAGCCACAACAAGAACCATCACTGGATTTCCCTTCCGGTAGCGATACGTCTGAACATGTGCCAAATGGATCATCAAAGATGATCCCACTGTCCCTAGGGGCGTTGTCCATGGACGATTGTTGCAGTTTGAACACGGCACATTCCAAGGTCAGCCAGGTTAAAAGGCCTGAGGAAGTGAAGGTAGTGAAGAAAAGAGCCAGACCGGGTGAGAGCACACGGCCAAGACCAAAGGACCGGCAGCAGATACAGGATCGTGTCAAGGAACTACGTGAGATAGTCCCAAACAGTGCTAAG TGTAGCATTGACGCTTTGTTGGACCGAACAATCAAACATATGCTCTTTCTGCAAAGCGTAACAAAGTATGCCGAGAAAATTAAGCAAGCTGATGAACCTAAG ATGATCAGCAACAAGGATAGTGGCGCTGTCCTGAAAGAGAACTCAAGTGGTGTTGTCTTGAAAGATAACTCTAGTGCTGGAAGCAATAATGGTGGTGCCACTTGGGCCTATGAGGTTGCAGGACGGACCATGGTTTGCCCAATAATCATCGAGGATCTTTCACCACCTGGTCAGATGCTTGTGGAG ATGCTTTGTGAGGAACGCGGATTTTTCCTGGAGATAGCAGACACAATTCGGGGATTTGGACTGACAATCTTGAAGGGCCTGATGGAGCTCCGTGATGGCAAGATCATGGCTCGATTTCTCGTCGAG GCAAACAAGAATGTTACTAGGATGGACATATTCTTGTCACTCGTTCAGTTACTTCAGCAAAATAGCCTCAACCGATCCTCTGACCAGATATCAAAGGTCATTAGGAATGGGGTTCCATCGTTTGCAGAGCATCAGCAATCTCCAATATCAGTGCCGGTTGGCCTTGCAGATAGATGA
- the LOC4330291 gene encoding transcription factor bHLH157 isoform X1, translating to MAESLGLGALCRGGGWCYAAIWRSDRRDPRLLTIGEFHSEDGTRNVVEKMLNQVHVVGEGIIGRALVSGECQWISDTSFSFAQTSDADNQDLFQGYTWWQHQFLCGIKTIAVIPIADLGVAQFGSMQKISECLEFLDQVKGIFCQREIVPWDLSAEEIQRNVLPYHQQFQLSSLSSADGLTNIKTDPENKKLLENSASVESLRSLASFSSKYSQSSSNGFTSYESCNSMNPHIVAMPVNSKSINTVRAFNSTGKLLQHNIGSENPLQIKFCQHPDSNLASATDVFLSLNNLPRIENEISCPPNKLGYCIQSEKPYSFQSSFSSCFSVGDELKPILFDSATSFVQNDLMQEFNLTGFTSQADSAVHELPKQILGETATGALYSDRKSNNGSSDLLDGTIFDPFVQEWCDNNALLEGNTPHFGATTADSVTEHASSYPLSVEERSLFSESVFEELLGVSGNVNTDAPGDSAVVMAGDPLVGLVSGCQLPTYTLQDSLSVCKPQQEPSLDFPSGSDTSEHVPNGSSKMIPLSLGALSMDDCCSLNTAHSKVSQVKRPEEVKVVKKRARPGESTRPRPKDRQQIQDRVKELREIVPNSAKCSIDALLDRTIKHMLFLQSVTKYAEKIKQADEPKMISNKDSGAVLKENSSGVVLKDNSSAGSNNGGATWAYEVAGRTMVCPIIIEDLSPPGQMLVEMLCEERGFFLEIADTIRGFGLTILKGLMELRDGKIMARFLVEANKNVTRMDIFLSLVQLLQQNSLNRSSDQISKVIRNGVPSFAEHQQSPISVPVGLADR from the exons ATGGCGGAGTCGCTGGGACTGGGAGCGCTCTGCCGCGGCGGGGGATGGTGCTACGCCGCGATCTGGCGCTCCGACCGTCGCGACCCACG GTTGCTTACGATCGGTGAGTTCCACAGTGAAGATGGTACCAGAAATGTTGTTGAGAAGATGCTTAATCAGGTCCATGTTGTTGGAGAAGG CATCATAGGGAGAGCTCTAGTAAGTGGAGAGTGCCAATGGATTTCTGATACCTCCTTTAGTTTTGCCCAGACAAGTGATGCAGATAACCAAGACTTATTTCAG GGCTATACTTGGTGGCAGCATCAGTTCCTGTGTGGAATAAAG ACTATTGCAGTAATACCTATTGCAGATCTTGGTGTCGCACAGTTTGGTTCCATGCAAAAG ATTTCTGAGTGCTTGGAGTTTCTGGATCAAGTTAAGGGCATATTTTGTCAGAGGGAAATCGTTCCGTGGGATCTTTCTGCTGAAGAAATTCAAAGAAATGTTCTCCCATATCATCAGCAATTTCAACTCAGTTCTCTAAGTAGTGCAGATGGTCTTACAAATATCAAGACTGACCCAGAAAACAAGAAACTTCTGGAGAACTCAGCAAGTGTAGAGTCTCTACGTAGTTTAGCAAGTTTTTCAAGCAAATACTCTCAGAGTTCTTCAAACGGTTTCACCTCCTATGAAAGCTGCAACAGTATGAATCCTCATATAGTGGCCATGCCAGTGAACTCCAAATCAATAAATACGGTGAGAGCATTTAATAGTACCGGAAAATTGCTGCAGCACAATATTGGTTCAGAAAACCCACTACAGATTAAATTCTGTCAACATCCTGATTCTAATCTGGCAAGTGCAACAGacgtttttttaagtttgaacaATCTTCCGAGAATAGAGAACGAGATATCATGCCCACCTAACAAGCTAGGATATTGCATACAAAGTGAGAAGCCATATAGTTTTCAGAGTTCATTCTCATCTTGTTTTTCTGTGGGTGATGAGCTGAAGCCAATTTTATTTGACAGTGCCACTTCTTTTGTTCAGAATGACTTAATGCAAGAGTTCAATCTCACTGGATTTACTTCTCAGGCTGATTCTGCGGTTCATGAGTTACCCAAACAAATTCTAGGGGAAACAGCTACTGGAGCATTATATTCTGACAGAAAAAGTAACAATGGAAGTTCTGATTTGCTGGATGGTACAATATTTGATCCCTTTGTGCAAGAATGGTGCGATAACAATGCCTTACTAGAAGGAAACACTCCCCATTTTGGTGCCACTACCGCCGATTCTGTTACAGAACATGCAAGCAGTTATCCATTGTCAGTTGAAGAGAGGAGCTTGTTTTCAGAATCTGTCTTTGAGGAACTACTTGGTGTTAGTGGCAATGTGAATACGGATGCACCGGGTGATTCAGCTGTGGTGATGGCTGGTGATCCATTAGTCGGCCTTGTCTCAGGCTGTCAATTGCCAACGTACACTCTTCAGGACTCTCTTTCAGTGTGCAAGCCACAACAAGAACCATCACTGGATTTCCCTTCCGGTAGCGATACGTCTGAACATGTGCCAAATGGATCATCAAAGATGATCCCACTGTCCCTAGGGGCGTTGTCCATGGACGATTGTTGCAGTTTGAACACGGCACATTCCAAGGTCAGCCAGGTTAAAAGGCCTGAGGAAGTGAAGGTAGTGAAGAAAAGAGCCAGACCGGGTGAGAGCACACGGCCAAGACCAAAGGACCGGCAGCAGATACAGGATCGTGTCAAGGAACTACGTGAGATAGTCCCAAACAGTGCTAAG TGTAGCATTGACGCTTTGTTGGACCGAACAATCAAACATATGCTCTTTCTGCAAAGCGTAACAAAGTATGCCGAGAAAATTAAGCAAGCTGATGAACCTAAG ATGATCAGCAACAAGGATAGTGGCGCTGTCCTGAAAGAGAACTCAAGTGGTGTTGTCTTGAAAGATAACTCTAGTGCTGGAAGCAATAATGGTGGTGCCACTTGGGCCTATGAGGTTGCAGGACGGACCATGGTTTGCCCAATAATCATCGAGGATCTTTCACCACCTGGTCAGATGCTTGTGGAG ATGCTTTGTGAGGAACGCGGATTTTTCCTGGAGATAGCAGACACAATTCGGGGATTTGGACTGACAATCTTGAAGGGCCTGATGGAGCTCCGTGATGGCAAGATCATGGCTCGATTTCTCGTCGAG GCAAACAAGAATGTTACTAGGATGGACATATTCTTGTCACTCGTTCAGTTACTTCAGCAAAATAGCCTCAACCGATCCTCTGACCAGATATCAAAGGTCATTAGGAATGGGGTTCCATCGTTTGCAGAGCATCAGCAATCTCCAATATCAGTGCCGGTTGGCCTTGCAGATAGATGA
- the LOC4330292 gene encoding uncharacterized protein: protein MAKLYVQAVPPPDLNRNTEWFMYPGVWTTYICILFFSWLLVLSVFGCTPGMAWTVVNLFHFAITYHFFHWKKGTPFADDQGMYNTLTWWEQMDNGKQLTRNRKFLVVVPVVLYLIASHTTDYQHPMLFLNTLAVAVLVVAKLPNMHKVRIFGINAGN, encoded by the exons ATGGCGAAGCTGTACGTGCaggcggtgccgccgccggatctgaaCAGGAACACGGAGTGGTTCATGTACCCGGGCGTCTGGACGACCTACATCTgcatcctcttcttctcctggCTCCTCGTCCTCTCCGTCTTCGGCTGCACGCCCGGCATGGCCTGGACCGTCGTCAATCTCTTCCACTTCGCG ATCACATACCACTTTTTCCATTGGAAGAAGGGAACACCTTTTGCTGATGACCAGGGAATGTACAACACATTGACTTGGTGGGAGCAAATGGACAATGGCAAACAGCTTACTCGCAACAGGAAGTTCCTTGTTGTAGTTCCTGTTGTCCT GTATTTGATAGCTTCACACACTACAGACTACCAACATCCTATGCTCTTCCTCAACACCCTTGCAGTCGCAGTGCTCGTGGTCGCTAAACTACCGAACATGCACAAGGTCCGGATTTTTGGAATTAATGCTGGGAACTAG